A single genomic interval of Armigeres subalbatus isolate Guangzhou_Male chromosome 1, GZ_Asu_2, whole genome shotgun sequence harbors:
- the LOC134208366 gene encoding uncharacterized protein LOC134208366, giving the protein MAFLIMGLIMSALLVSAFGAIHEPSRKICGHRYSVTCLKLDIVSFLERISDQPQYNLIPGVSVVRDANVNVTKSAEIIAEVSRIFPTDPNKRLDEFLILKLNNYLRSHSLKLKLMDSEAMEKARELFVGRKGKLGKKGGLEAMLAAAMMMKGTLGALALGGLALIAGKALMTALLAMTIATIVGLKSLTSGGGHKSTTYEIVAKPMYSHSHTEQEEMGHGGWGRSQGMDMPQYSAPQRA; this is encoded by the exons ATGGCTTTCCTAATTATGGGGCTGATAATGAGTGCTCTGCTTGTGAGCGCATTCGGCGCTATCCATGAACCATCCCGGAAGATCTGTGGACACCGCTACAGTGTGACTTGCTTGAAACTGGACATCGTGTCGTTTTTGGAACGGATATCTGACCAGCCACAATACAATCTGATACCCGGAGTGAGTGTTGTGCGGGATGCGAATGTTAATGTTACCAAATCGGCAGAAATCATAGCGGAAGTGTCGAGGATTTTTCCAACGGATCCCAATAAGCGATTGGATGAGTTTTTAATTCTTAAGTTGAACAACTACTTGAGAAGTCATTCGCTGAAGCTGAAGTTGATGGATAGTGAAGCGATGGAGAAGGCGCGTGAACTTTTCGTGGGTCGCAAAGGAAAGTTGGGAAAGAAGGGCGGATTGGAGGCAATGCTGGCCGCAGCAATGATGATGAAAG gAACACTGGGTGCCCTCGCCCTCGGCGGACTGGCGCTGATCGCCGGCAAAGCATTGATGACCGCGCTGCTGGCCATGACCATCGCAACGATAGTCGGTCTCAAATCGCTCACCTCCGGCGGAGGCCACAAATCAACCACCTACGAGATCGTAGCCAAACCGATGTACTCGCACTCGCACACGGAACAGGAGGAGATGGGCCACGGCGGTTGGGGACGGTCACAGGGGATGGATATGCCGCAGTATTCCGCCCCGCAACGAGCTTGA